From the genome of Papaver somniferum cultivar HN1 chromosome 2, ASM357369v1, whole genome shotgun sequence, one region includes:
- the LOC113348166 gene encoding 2-oxoglutarate-Fe(II) type oxidoreductase hxnY-like isoform X2 — protein MENSKINHPIVPAISKLNCIDLSSPDIQNSVSLLKQACLDSGFFYVINHGISQEFMDEVFEQSRRFFELPIDEKMKLLRNEKNRGYTPVLDELLDSENQVNGDYKEGYYIGVEVPEDDPASEKPFYGPNQWPPTDLLPGWRETMEKYHQEALRVAKAVAKIIALALDLDGDFFDKPEMLGEPIATSRLLHYEGRMSDPDNGIFGAGAHSDYGLITLLATDDNLGLQICKDKDSNPQIWEYVAPLKGAFVVNLGDMLERWSNGIFRSTLHRVLGNGQERYSIAYFVEPSHDCVVECLPSCKSETNPPKFPPVTCAAYLSQRYKDTHTDLSSYQNSKT, from the exons ATGGAGAATAGCAAAATCAATCATCCTATTGTTCCCGCCATTTCCAAGCTTAACTGTATTGATCTCTCAAGCCCTGATATTCAGAATTCCGTTTCCTTGCTCAAACAG GCATGTTTGGATTCAGGGTTTTTCTATGTTATCAATCATGGAATAAGCCAAGAGTTCATGGATGAAGTATTTGAACAAAGTAGAAGGTTTTTTGAATTGCCTATTGATGAGAAAATGAAACTTCTTAGGAATGAGAAAAACCGTGGTTATACTCCTGTTCTTGATGAGCTATTGGATTCTGAAAATCAAGTAAATG GAGATTACAAGGAGGGGTATTACATCGGTGTCGAGGTACCTGAAGATGATCCTGCATCAGAGAAGCCATTTTATGGGCCCAATCAGTGGCCTCCTACAG ATCTGTTACCTGGTTGGAGGGAGACAATGGAAAAATACCATCAGGAGGCTCT TCGAGTTGCAAAGGCAGTTGCAAAGATCATCGCTCTTGCACTTGACCTAGATGGTGATTTCTTTGATAAGCCTGAAATGCTTGGCGAGCCTATTGCAACCTCGCGCCTGCTGCACTATGAAG GACGGATGTCTGACCCTGATAATGGAATATTTGGAGCTGGTGCACATTCTGATTATGGATTAATTACCCTCTTGGCAACAGATGACAATTTAGGTCTTCAA ATCTGCAAGGATAAGGACAGTAACCCACAAATTTGGGAATATGTGGCACCATTGAAAGG GGCATTTGTAGTAAACCTTGGTGACATGTTGGAGCGGTGGAGCAACGGTATTTTCAG GTCTACGTTGCACCGAGTATTGGGCAATGGTCAAGAACGATATTCT ATTGCTTACTTTGTGGAGCCAAGCCATGACTGCGTCGTAGAGTGCTTGCCATCTTGCAAGTCAGAAACAAACCCGCCCAA GTTCCCTCCAGTAACATGTGCAGCTTATCTGAGTCAACGATACAAGGACACACACACTGACCTTAGCTCATATCAGAACTCTAAAACTTAA
- the LOC113348165 gene encoding methyl-CpG-binding domain-containing protein 4-like isoform X1, translating to MEKVRESSIGAFAVQCGKCEKWRLIPTQEEYEEIRANFIEKPWFCDDQYNVDCDDPADIELDNTRTWVIDKPNLPKSPAGFERGMTIRSDYRRMDVFYRAPGGKKVRSPADVEKFLEANPEHKAAGVSVADFKFITPKIMENTIPEGVVGSSQKRMKMDDDFIDDM from the exons ATGGAG AAGGTTCGGGAATCTTCGATTGGTGCATTTGCAGTACAATGTGGGAAGTGCGAGAAATGGAGACTAATTCCAACCCAAGAGGAGTACGAGGAAATCAGAGCAAACTTCATAGAGAAACCGTGGTTCTGTGATGACCAGTATAATGTGGATTGTGATGACCCAGCTGACATAGAGTTAGACAATACAAGAACATGGGTTATTGACAAACCTAACCTTCCAAAGTCACCAGCTGGTTTTGAAAGAGGTATGACTATAAGAAGTGATTACCGTAGAATGGATGTCTTTTATAGAGCACCAGGTGGAAAGAAAGTACGATCACCGGCTGATGTAGAGAAGTTTCTAGAGGCGAATCCTGAACACAAAGCTGCTGGAGTTTCGGTGGCAGACTTCAAATTTATAACGCCGAAGATAATGGAGAATACGATTCCTGAAGGTGTGGTTGGTAGTAGtcagaagagaatgaagatgGATGATGATTTCATTGATGACATGTGA
- the LOC113348166 gene encoding 2-oxoglutarate-Fe(II) type oxidoreductase hxnY-like isoform X1 encodes MENSKINHPIVPAISKLNCIDLSSPDIQNSVSLLKQACLDSGFFYVINHGISQEFMDEVFEQSRRFFELPIDEKMKLLRNEKNRGYTPVLDELLDSENQVNGDYKEGYYIGVEVPEDDPASEKPFYGPNQWPPTDLLPGWRETMEKYHQEALRVAKAVAKIIALALDLDGDFFDKPEMLGEPIATSRLLHYEGVRHVTGRMSDPDNGIFGAGAHSDYGLITLLATDDNLGLQICKDKDSNPQIWEYVAPLKGAFVVNLGDMLERWSNGIFRSTLHRVLGNGQERYSIAYFVEPSHDCVVECLPSCKSETNPPKFPPVTCAAYLSQRYKDTHTDLSSYQNSKT; translated from the exons ATGGAGAATAGCAAAATCAATCATCCTATTGTTCCCGCCATTTCCAAGCTTAACTGTATTGATCTCTCAAGCCCTGATATTCAGAATTCCGTTTCCTTGCTCAAACAG GCATGTTTGGATTCAGGGTTTTTCTATGTTATCAATCATGGAATAAGCCAAGAGTTCATGGATGAAGTATTTGAACAAAGTAGAAGGTTTTTTGAATTGCCTATTGATGAGAAAATGAAACTTCTTAGGAATGAGAAAAACCGTGGTTATACTCCTGTTCTTGATGAGCTATTGGATTCTGAAAATCAAGTAAATG GAGATTACAAGGAGGGGTATTACATCGGTGTCGAGGTACCTGAAGATGATCCTGCATCAGAGAAGCCATTTTATGGGCCCAATCAGTGGCCTCCTACAG ATCTGTTACCTGGTTGGAGGGAGACAATGGAAAAATACCATCAGGAGGCTCT TCGAGTTGCAAAGGCAGTTGCAAAGATCATCGCTCTTGCACTTGACCTAGATGGTGATTTCTTTGATAAGCCTGAAATGCTTGGCGAGCCTATTGCAACCTCGCGCCTGCTGCACTATGAAGGTGTAAGACACGTTACAG GACGGATGTCTGACCCTGATAATGGAATATTTGGAGCTGGTGCACATTCTGATTATGGATTAATTACCCTCTTGGCAACAGATGACAATTTAGGTCTTCAA ATCTGCAAGGATAAGGACAGTAACCCACAAATTTGGGAATATGTGGCACCATTGAAAGG GGCATTTGTAGTAAACCTTGGTGACATGTTGGAGCGGTGGAGCAACGGTATTTTCAG GTCTACGTTGCACCGAGTATTGGGCAATGGTCAAGAACGATATTCT ATTGCTTACTTTGTGGAGCCAAGCCATGACTGCGTCGTAGAGTGCTTGCCATCTTGCAAGTCAGAAACAAACCCGCCCAA GTTCCCTCCAGTAACATGTGCAGCTTATCTGAGTCAACGATACAAGGACACACACACTGACCTTAGCTCATATCAGAACTCTAAAACTTAA
- the LOC113348166 gene encoding 2-oxoglutarate-Fe(II) type oxidoreductase hxnY-like isoform X3 has translation MDEVFEQSRRFFELPIDEKMKLLRNEKNRGYTPVLDELLDSENQVNGDYKEGYYIGVEVPEDDPASEKPFYGPNQWPPTDLLPGWRETMEKYHQEALRVAKAVAKIIALALDLDGDFFDKPEMLGEPIATSRLLHYEGVRHVTGRMSDPDNGIFGAGAHSDYGLITLLATDDNLGLQICKDKDSNPQIWEYVAPLKGAFVVNLGDMLERWSNGIFRSTLHRVLGNGQERYSIAYFVEPSHDCVVECLPSCKSETNPPKFPPVTCAAYLSQRYKDTHTDLSSYQNSKT, from the exons ATGGATGAAGTATTTGAACAAAGTAGAAGGTTTTTTGAATTGCCTATTGATGAGAAAATGAAACTTCTTAGGAATGAGAAAAACCGTGGTTATACTCCTGTTCTTGATGAGCTATTGGATTCTGAAAATCAAGTAAATG GAGATTACAAGGAGGGGTATTACATCGGTGTCGAGGTACCTGAAGATGATCCTGCATCAGAGAAGCCATTTTATGGGCCCAATCAGTGGCCTCCTACAG ATCTGTTACCTGGTTGGAGGGAGACAATGGAAAAATACCATCAGGAGGCTCT TCGAGTTGCAAAGGCAGTTGCAAAGATCATCGCTCTTGCACTTGACCTAGATGGTGATTTCTTTGATAAGCCTGAAATGCTTGGCGAGCCTATTGCAACCTCGCGCCTGCTGCACTATGAAGGTGTAAGACACGTTACAG GACGGATGTCTGACCCTGATAATGGAATATTTGGAGCTGGTGCACATTCTGATTATGGATTAATTACCCTCTTGGCAACAGATGACAATTTAGGTCTTCAA ATCTGCAAGGATAAGGACAGTAACCCACAAATTTGGGAATATGTGGCACCATTGAAAGG GGCATTTGTAGTAAACCTTGGTGACATGTTGGAGCGGTGGAGCAACGGTATTTTCAG GTCTACGTTGCACCGAGTATTGGGCAATGGTCAAGAACGATATTCT ATTGCTTACTTTGTGGAGCCAAGCCATGACTGCGTCGTAGAGTGCTTGCCATCTTGCAAGTCAGAAACAAACCCGCCCAA GTTCCCTCCAGTAACATGTGCAGCTTATCTGAGTCAACGATACAAGGACACACACACTGACCTTAGCTCATATCAGAACTCTAAAACTTAA
- the LOC113348165 gene encoding methyl-CpG-binding domain-containing protein 4-like isoform X2, translated as MEVRESSIGAFAVQCGKCEKWRLIPTQEEYEEIRANFIEKPWFCDDQYNVDCDDPADIELDNTRTWVIDKPNLPKSPAGFERGMTIRSDYRRMDVFYRAPGGKKVRSPADVEKFLEANPEHKAAGVSVADFKFITPKIMENTIPEGVVGSSQKRMKMDDDFIDDM; from the exons ATGGAG GTTCGGGAATCTTCGATTGGTGCATTTGCAGTACAATGTGGGAAGTGCGAGAAATGGAGACTAATTCCAACCCAAGAGGAGTACGAGGAAATCAGAGCAAACTTCATAGAGAAACCGTGGTTCTGTGATGACCAGTATAATGTGGATTGTGATGACCCAGCTGACATAGAGTTAGACAATACAAGAACATGGGTTATTGACAAACCTAACCTTCCAAAGTCACCAGCTGGTTTTGAAAGAGGTATGACTATAAGAAGTGATTACCGTAGAATGGATGTCTTTTATAGAGCACCAGGTGGAAAGAAAGTACGATCACCGGCTGATGTAGAGAAGTTTCTAGAGGCGAATCCTGAACACAAAGCTGCTGGAGTTTCGGTGGCAGACTTCAAATTTATAACGCCGAAGATAATGGAGAATACGATTCCTGAAGGTGTGGTTGGTAGTAGtcagaagagaatgaagatgGATGATGATTTCATTGATGACATGTGA
- the LOC113353622 gene encoding protein TORNADO 2-like: MALSHNEIGVINFIATLLSIPIIGAGIWLTTLLDNSCVKILQWPVVILGLLMLVVGIAGLMGGFGRISWLLLFYLVVMLVLIILLGCMVVFISMVTLQESGHIDYSGWLCRIVQVSYKWDQIRACLSSTGMCTELNQSYHFAQDFFNARITPLQSGCCKPPMQCGFTFVNPTYWISPINAAADMDCLLWNNEQTQLCYGCDSCKAGLLANIKNEWRRVHIILLITLIALICVYLVGCCEFRKAKTEDIFREYVQDFPLEMSTYENQDSPN; encoded by the exons ATGGCACTAAGCCATAACGAAATTGGCGTGATCAACTTCATAGCGACGCTTCTATCGATTCCGATTATAGGGGCCGGTATTTGGCTGACGACACTACTGGATAATTCTTGCGTCAAGATTCTTCAGTGGCCGGTTGTAATTCTTGGCCTTTTGATGTTAGTTGTAGGAATTGCAGGGTTGATGGGAGGATTTGGGAGAATTTCATGGTTACTTCTTTTTTACTTAGTGGTTATGCTTGTTCTAATAATATTACTTGGTTGTATGGTTGTATTCATTTCTATGGTTACTCTTCAAGAGTCTGGTCACATTGATTACTCCGGATGGTTGTGTCGAATAGTTCAGGTTTCCTACAAATGGGATCAAATTCGAGCTTGTCTCAGCTCGACAGGCATGTGCACGGAACTGAATCAAAGTTACCATTTCGCTCAAGATTTCTTCAATGCACGCATCACTCCGTTACAG TCTGGCTGTTGCAAGCCTCCAATGCAATGTGGATTCACGTTTGTAAACCCGACGTACTGGATTAGCCCGATAAATGCAGCAGCAGACATGGATTGCTTACTATGGAATAACGAACAAACGCAACTTTGTTATGGATGTGATTCATGCAAAGCTGGATTACTTGCCAACATCAAGAATGAATGGAGAAGAGTGCATATCATTTTATTAATCACTTTGATTGCTCTAATCTGTGTTTACTTAGTAGGTTGTTGTGAATTTAGAAAGGCAAAAACAGAAGATATATTTCGCGAGTACGTACAagattttcctttagaaatgtcTACATACGAGAATCAAGACTCTCCAAATTAG